The following are encoded in a window of Nitrospirota bacterium genomic DNA:
- the rpmA gene encoding 50S ribosomal protein L27, which produces MAHKKGVGSSQNGRDSISKRLGVKKFGGQFVKAGNILVRQRGTRFHPGFNVGLGSDHTLYAKIDGLVTFERKNREKQQISVYPAEQLAVIS; this is translated from the coding sequence ATGGCACATAAAAAAGGCGTAGGAAGTTCTCAAAATGGCCGTGATAGCATATCCAAGCGTCTTGGCGTAAAGAAGTTTGGAGGCCAGTTCGTAAAGGCTGGAAATATACTTGTAAGGCAGAGGGGGACAAGGTTCCACCCTGGTTTTAATGTCGGGCTGGGCAGTGACCATACACTTTATGCCAAAATTGACGGCCTTGTCACCTTCGAGCGCAAAAACAGGGAAAAACAACAGATAAGCGTATATCCAGCAGAGCAGTTAGCGGTTATCAGTTAG
- the rplU gene encoding 50S ribosomal protein L21, with protein sequence MYAIIETGGKQYRVAPGETIKVSRLNAEGTVEFEKVLMVSDGTKVAFGSPFLSSAKVTAEILGQAKAKKVLVFKQKPRKGYRNLRGHRQPYTSIRIKDIVYGG encoded by the coding sequence ATGTATGCTATAATAGAAACAGGCGGAAAACAGTACAGGGTCGCTCCTGGAGAGACAATAAAAGTCTCAAGGCTCAATGCCGAGGGGACTGTGGAGTTTGAAAAAGTCCTCATGGTTTCAGATGGCACAAAGGTTGCCTTTGGAAGCCCTTTCCTTTCATCTGCAAAGGTGACCGCAGAGATCCTGGGCCAGGCAAAAGCAAAGAAGGTTCTTGTATTCAAGCAGAAGCCGAGGAAAGGTTACAGAAACCTGAGGGGACACAGGCAGCCGTATACATCCATAAGAATTAAAGACATAGTTTATGGAGGATAA